In the Arthrobacter zhaoxinii genome, one interval contains:
- a CDS encoding alpha-glucosidase: MPATNGPAWWTNAVVYQIYPRSFADSTSDGIGDLGGIIEHLDYLADLGIDVVWLSPIQQSPQFDNGYDISDYRRIDKMFGTEEQFDRLLAGLHERGIRLIMDLVVNHTSSEYPGFQSSRSSRMSPKRDRYWWRDARPGFEPGEPGAEPNNWRSFFGGSAWTFDPLTRQYYLHLFTPQQPDLNWESTRVRAKVYAMMNWWLDRGVDGFRMDVINFISKHPALPDGVVDPSGIWGDGSPYFISGPRIHEFMQEMHREVFDGRSGEYLTVGETPGVTVDEALLFTNPRRRELDMVFQFEHISLDQGKDKFDYRQLDLTDLKTSWNRWQRGLADTGWNSLYLNNHDQPRVVSRFGDDTRYRYESATLWATLLHLQRGTPYIYQGEEIGMTNAGFTSIDQYRDVESLNYYAEALERGEDRERVLEALRRMSRDNARTPMQWTAGEYAGFSDVPPWIEPAASYPEVNVEADRAAARSVFRYYQELIRLRHESDLVSLGDFQMLDPAHPTLFAFRRTRGDRALLVLGNVSGEELGVPSNLESGSLLLGNYADAGDRHLLRPWEARILDVSTYTGG, from the coding sequence ATGCCGGCTACCAACGGACCCGCCTGGTGGACCAACGCCGTCGTCTACCAGATCTATCCCCGCAGCTTTGCCGACTCCACCAGCGACGGTATCGGCGACCTCGGCGGCATCATTGAGCATCTGGACTATCTGGCGGACCTGGGCATCGACGTGGTGTGGCTGTCACCGATCCAGCAGTCACCGCAGTTCGACAACGGCTATGACATCAGTGACTACCGCCGGATCGATAAGATGTTCGGCACGGAAGAACAGTTTGACCGGCTGCTGGCAGGACTGCATGAACGCGGTATCCGCCTGATCATGGACCTGGTGGTCAACCACACATCCAGCGAATATCCGGGTTTCCAGAGCTCCAGATCATCCAGGATGTCACCGAAGCGGGACCGGTACTGGTGGCGGGACGCACGGCCGGGATTCGAGCCGGGCGAGCCGGGTGCCGAGCCGAACAACTGGCGGTCCTTCTTCGGCGGTTCGGCGTGGACCTTCGATCCGCTCACCCGGCAGTACTACCTGCACCTGTTCACGCCGCAGCAGCCGGACCTGAACTGGGAAAGCACCCGGGTGCGGGCCAAGGTGTACGCCATGATGAACTGGTGGCTGGACCGGGGCGTGGACGGATTCCGCATGGACGTCATCAACTTCATCTCCAAGCACCCAGCATTGCCGGACGGCGTAGTGGATCCTTCCGGCATCTGGGGTGACGGGTCGCCCTATTTCATTTCCGGGCCGCGCATCCATGAGTTTATGCAGGAAATGCACCGCGAGGTCTTTGACGGACGCAGCGGAGAATATCTGACCGTGGGGGAGACTCCGGGAGTGACCGTCGACGAGGCGCTGCTCTTCACCAACCCGCGGCGGCGCGAGCTGGATATGGTCTTCCAGTTTGAACACATCAGCCTGGACCAGGGAAAGGACAAGTTCGACTACCGGCAGCTGGACCTGACGGATCTGAAGACAAGCTGGAACCGCTGGCAGCGCGGGCTCGCAGACACCGGCTGGAACAGCCTCTACCTGAATAACCATGACCAGCCGCGCGTCGTGTCCCGTTTCGGTGACGACACCCGGTACCGGTATGAATCCGCCACCCTGTGGGCCACCCTGCTGCATCTGCAGCGGGGAACCCCCTACATCTACCAGGGCGAGGAGATCGGCATGACCAATGCCGGGTTCACCTCGATCGACCAGTACCGGGACGTGGAATCGCTGAACTACTACGCGGAGGCCCTCGAACGGGGTGAGGACCGGGAACGGGTCCTGGAAGCGTTGCGGCGGATGAGCCGGGACAACGCCCGCACCCCCATGCAGTGGACGGCGGGAGAGTATGCGGGTTTTTCCGACGTTCCGCCGTGGATCGAACCGGCAGCGTCCTATCCCGAGGTCAATGTGGAAGCGGACCGCGCCGCGGCCCGGTCCGTCTTCCGGTATTACCAGGAGTTGATCCGGCTCCGGCACGAGTCGGACCTTGTTTCGCTCGGGGATTTCCAGATGCTGGATCCGGCCCATCCCACCCTGTTCGCCTTCCGGCGTACCCGGGGCGACCGGGCGCTGCTGGTCCTGGGCAATGTATCCGGCGAGGAGCTGGGGGTGCCGTCCAACCTGGAATCCGGCAGCCTTCTCCTGGGGAATTATGCCGACGCCGGCGACCGCCACCTGCTGCGCCCCTGGGAGGCGCGCATTCTGGATGTTTCCACGTACACGGGCGGCTGA
- a CDS encoding DUF1269 domain-containing protein: MATLTVWKFSDADAAERATQTLASLQSQGLINVEDEAIVTWPEGRKKPKTIQEHNLVGAGALGGGFWGLLFGLIFFVPLIGAAVGAAIGAMSGSMVDVGINDDFIARVRNEVTPGTSALFVLSSNAVEDRVAEAFKDYSGAKLIYTNLSKDQEANLREAFFESSPA; this comes from the coding sequence ATGGCAACACTGACCGTTTGGAAGTTTTCGGATGCGGATGCTGCGGAACGCGCCACGCAGACACTCGCCAGCCTGCAGTCCCAGGGCCTCATCAATGTCGAGGACGAGGCCATCGTGACGTGGCCCGAAGGGCGGAAGAAGCCCAAGACCATCCAGGAACACAACCTCGTCGGGGCAGGCGCCCTGGGGGGCGGCTTCTGGGGGCTCCTCTTTGGGCTCATTTTCTTTGTTCCGCTCATCGGCGCCGCGGTGGGCGCCGCCATCGGCGCAATGTCGGGATCGATGGTGGACGTCGGCATTAACGACGATTTCATCGCCCGGGTGCGGAACGAAGTAACGCCCGGAACTTCGGCGCTGTTCGTCCTGTCCAGCAACGCGGTCGAGGACCGGGTTGCGGAGGCATTCAAGGACTACTCGGGGGCGAAACTGATCTACACGAACCTCTCGAAGGACCAGGAAGCCAACCTCCGGGAAGCGTTCTTCGAGTCATCTCCCGCCTAG
- a CDS encoding uracil-DNA glycosylase family protein: MQSPALESQHDDLWNRRYDPNVAEVNQLCDALAEMKPGSQVPYIDPMHDIGECRIVSLFSNIGTAHESGFITAGDNDAVARLLGVHWQAGLRPEFVMPWNAYPWHVPGEPNGKLTKEQVQEGLRPLLRFLALVPRASVIVAHGTEAQRLAALFLKTENRMIYRRSIKVYKARALSGRSFGATAERQQEALDDMRAAYTDAMARTGLTAAR, from the coding sequence ATGCAAAGCCCGGCACTCGAATCCCAGCATGATGACCTTTGGAACCGACGCTATGACCCCAATGTCGCCGAGGTGAACCAGCTTTGCGACGCCCTGGCTGAAATGAAGCCGGGAAGCCAGGTGCCCTACATCGATCCCATGCACGACATCGGGGAGTGCCGGATCGTCAGCCTGTTTTCCAATATCGGCACCGCCCACGAATCAGGGTTCATCACCGCGGGTGACAACGACGCCGTCGCACGGCTTCTCGGGGTGCACTGGCAGGCGGGGCTGCGGCCTGAGTTCGTGATGCCGTGGAACGCGTATCCCTGGCACGTACCGGGCGAACCCAACGGCAAGCTGACCAAGGAACAGGTCCAGGAAGGACTGCGGCCGCTGCTGCGCTTCCTGGCGCTCGTGCCCCGCGCCTCCGTCATCGTGGCGCACGGCACCGAGGCCCAGCGCCTGGCAGCACTGTTCCTCAAGACCGAGAACCGGATGATCTACCGCCGCAGCATCAAGGTCTACAAGGCACGCGCACTCTCCGGCCGTTCTTTCGGTGCCACCGCAGAACGGCAGCAGGAAGCCCTTGATGACATGCGCGCCGCGTATACCGATGCGATGGCCCGCACCGGGCTGACCGCCGCACGCTAG
- the smpB gene encoding SsrA-binding protein SmpB, whose translation MPKESGRKVVATNRKARHDYEILDTYEAGMVLMGTEVKSLREGRASLVDGFATFYNNELWLEAAYIPEYLNGSWTNHSARRRRKLLLHREQLEKILRKTSESGFTIVPLQLYFLDGRAKVEIAVARGKREYDKRHTLREKQDNREALRAMREKNRGA comes from the coding sequence GTGCCTAAGGAAAGTGGCCGTAAGGTAGTGGCCACCAATCGTAAGGCCCGGCACGACTACGAAATCCTTGATACCTACGAGGCCGGCATGGTTTTGATGGGCACCGAGGTGAAGTCGCTGCGTGAGGGCAGGGCCTCGCTGGTGGACGGGTTCGCTACGTTCTACAACAACGAACTCTGGCTTGAGGCCGCGTATATCCCGGAGTACCTGAACGGAAGCTGGACCAATCACTCCGCCCGCCGCCGCCGCAAGCTGCTGCTGCACCGGGAGCAGCTGGAAAAGATCCTGCGCAAGACCAGCGAATCCGGCTTTACCATCGTGCCGCTGCAGCTGTATTTCCTGGACGGACGGGCGAAGGTGGAGATCGCCGTCGCCCGCGGTAAGCGGGAGTACGACAAGCGCCACACGCTGCGCGAGAAGCAGGACAACCGTGAGGCACTGCGGGCGATGCGGGAGAAGAACCGCGGCGCATGA
- a CDS encoding M23 family metallopeptidase translates to MPKRSGRAPASRALAAVAAVLTLTLSVAFSSTASADELEDRKAAIEAEKEKVHQDYEYLGEDIAETVAKLNVYKGQLPAAQQQLADAEARVDSAAGKVSALNERVALAQETHETITAQIEKDREDIAATEKAIGQIASQAYKNGGVPSTLSLMFGAKGADSLSDSLGMAEQALKGQNAAVEKLSEQNANNVNSEARLVAVADEINKLKAQAEEALMAEQSARDSAAAEKQKVDDLVAQTSAMNQELEAQKPQLQAQMATLEKESAQVTADIAEKQRVLLEEYRKREQARIDAENRAAAEEAARNNRPAPPAAAVPQPSNPSSFGLRYPVNGAPVSSGFGWRATPAGSIDFLGNGGYLHSGIDFAPSCGTPVHAPAAGHVWRADQGGGEMIGTGNRIVLNHGVVEGNALATNYYHLNSFAVSSGQWVNQGQLIGYVGSTGNSTGCHLHFETVLNGDLVDPMRLL, encoded by the coding sequence GTGCCTAAACGTAGTGGACGAGCGCCGGCGTCCCGGGCCCTGGCGGCGGTTGCCGCCGTCCTGACCCTGACGCTTTCCGTTGCGTTCAGCAGCACAGCCAGTGCCGACGAGCTGGAGGACCGCAAGGCCGCCATCGAAGCCGAAAAGGAAAAGGTCCACCAGGATTACGAGTACCTCGGCGAAGACATTGCCGAAACGGTGGCAAAGCTCAACGTCTATAAGGGCCAGCTCCCGGCCGCCCAGCAGCAGCTCGCCGACGCCGAAGCACGGGTTGACAGTGCCGCCGGCAAGGTCAGCGCCCTGAACGAACGCGTGGCCCTCGCCCAGGAGACCCACGAGACCATCACCGCGCAGATCGAGAAGGACCGTGAAGACATCGCGGCCACCGAAAAAGCGATCGGGCAGATCGCGTCCCAGGCCTACAAAAACGGCGGCGTCCCGTCCACCCTCTCGCTGATGTTCGGCGCCAAGGGTGCCGACAGCCTCAGTGATTCCCTCGGTATGGCGGAGCAGGCACTCAAGGGCCAGAACGCCGCCGTGGAAAAGCTGTCCGAGCAGAATGCCAACAATGTGAACTCCGAGGCCCGGCTGGTCGCCGTCGCGGACGAGATCAACAAGCTCAAGGCCCAGGCCGAAGAAGCGCTCATGGCCGAGCAGTCCGCCCGTGATTCCGCAGCCGCGGAGAAGCAGAAAGTGGATGACCTCGTTGCCCAGACCTCGGCCATGAACCAGGAGCTGGAAGCACAGAAACCGCAGCTCCAGGCCCAGATGGCCACCCTGGAAAAGGAAAGCGCGCAGGTTACTGCCGACATTGCGGAGAAGCAGCGGGTCCTGCTCGAGGAATACCGGAAGCGCGAACAGGCGCGGATCGATGCCGAGAACCGCGCGGCAGCCGAAGAAGCCGCCCGCAACAACCGTCCCGCTCCGCCGGCTGCCGCCGTTCCGCAGCCCAGCAATCCGTCCTCCTTCGGCCTGCGTTATCCGGTCAACGGTGCCCCGGTCTCCTCCGGATTCGGCTGGCGGGCCACGCCGGCCGGGTCCATCGACTTCCTCGGCAACGGCGGTTACCTGCATTCCGGCATCGACTTCGCCCCGTCCTGCGGCACCCCGGTCCATGCCCCGGCAGCAGGCCACGTGTGGCGGGCAGATCAGGGCGGCGGGGAAATGATCGGCACCGGCAACCGGATTGTCCTCAACCACGGTGTGGTGGAAGGCAATGCCCTGGCGACAAACTATTACCACCTCAACAGTTTCGCGGTCTCCAGCGGGCAGTGGGTCAACCAGGGACAGCTGATCGGCTACGTCGGCAGTACCGGCAACTCCACCGGATGCCACCTGCACTTCGAGACCGTGCTGAACGGCGACCTTGTGGACCCGATGCGGCTGCTGTAG
- the ftsX gene encoding permease-like cell division protein FtsX — MRLAFVLGEIGSGLRRNLSMVVSVILVTFVSLTFVGAAGLLQLQIGQMKGYWYDRVQVAVYLCTDNDTSASCASGAVTDEQRAAIEADLQADRYVESVEYEDQDTALTHFREQFANSPIVDSITAEMLPESFRVSLVDPEKYEVINEAFSSKPGVESVSDQRELFEKMFTYLNLASVAALSIAGVMLVCAILLIATTIRLSAFSRRRETGIMRLVGASKAVIQLPFVLEGVIAAVIGAVLASVALWSTAHFFIGTLARQYPTTAFISSEQVLYLTPLLLVLGALLAGVSSLLTLRRYLKV; from the coding sequence ATGAGGCTTGCATTTGTCCTGGGCGAAATCGGCTCCGGCCTGCGCCGGAACCTGTCCATGGTTGTCTCCGTGATCCTGGTGACCTTCGTGTCCCTGACCTTTGTGGGGGCGGCAGGGCTGCTGCAGCTGCAGATCGGCCAGATGAAGGGCTACTGGTACGACCGCGTGCAGGTTGCCGTCTACCTGTGCACGGACAACGACACGTCCGCATCCTGCGCTTCGGGTGCCGTCACCGACGAGCAGCGGGCCGCCATCGAAGCGGACCTGCAGGCGGACCGGTACGTGGAGAGTGTCGAGTATGAAGACCAGGACACCGCGCTGACCCACTTCCGTGAACAGTTCGCCAACTCGCCGATCGTGGACAGCATCACCGCTGAAATGCTCCCCGAATCCTTCCGCGTGAGCCTGGTGGATCCGGAAAAATACGAGGTCATCAACGAGGCCTTTTCCTCCAAGCCGGGCGTGGAGTCGGTCAGTGACCAGCGTGAACTGTTCGAAAAGATGTTCACGTATCTGAACCTCGCCTCCGTTGCGGCATTGTCCATTGCCGGCGTCATGCTGGTCTGCGCCATCCTGCTGATTGCCACCACCATCCGGCTCTCGGCATTCAGCCGGCGGCGGGAAACCGGCATCATGCGCCTGGTCGGCGCTTCCAAGGCCGTCATCCAGCTGCCATTCGTGCTGGAAGGCGTGATAGCCGCCGTCATCGGCGCGGTCCTGGCCTCCGTTGCCCTCTGGAGCACCGCACACTTCTTTATCGGCACGCTGGCCCGCCAGTACCCCACCACGGCCTTTATTTCATCGGAGCAAGTCCTGTATCTGACCCCCCTGCTACTTGTTCTCGGGGCGCTGCTGGCCGGAGTATCCTCGCTGTTGACACTCCGCCGATACCTGAAGGTCTAG
- the ftsE gene encoding cell division ATP-binding protein FtsE encodes MITFDNVTKLYDRNSRPALNSVSLDVDRGEFVFLVGASGSGKSTFIRLIMKEEHATRGTVYVAGANVARIPSWRVPRLRRGIGVVFQDFRLLPNKTVFANVAFAMQVIGRSRAVIRDSVPEVLKTVGLEGKDNRLPHELSGGEQQRVAIARAIVNKPGILLADEPTGNLDPTTSLGIMKVLDRINQNGTTVVMATHDDDIVNAMRKRVVELRNGKIIRDEQEGIYLGEPEPAGEADNLQTDHRESGVSE; translated from the coding sequence ATGATCACTTTCGACAATGTCACCAAGCTGTATGACCGGAACTCCCGGCCTGCGCTCAATTCGGTCAGCCTGGATGTGGACCGCGGCGAGTTCGTTTTTCTCGTGGGCGCTTCCGGTTCCGGTAAATCCACGTTTATCCGGTTGATCATGAAAGAGGAGCACGCCACCAGGGGAACGGTCTACGTGGCCGGCGCCAACGTTGCGCGGATCCCCAGCTGGAGGGTGCCGCGGCTGCGCCGCGGAATCGGCGTCGTCTTCCAGGATTTCCGTCTGCTGCCCAACAAGACGGTTTTCGCAAATGTTGCCTTCGCCATGCAGGTGATCGGACGCAGCCGTGCCGTGATCCGTGACTCCGTTCCCGAAGTCCTCAAAACCGTTGGCCTGGAGGGCAAGGACAACCGCCTGCCGCACGAACTTTCCGGCGGCGAGCAGCAGCGCGTGGCCATTGCCCGTGCCATCGTCAACAAGCCGGGCATCCTGCTTGCGGACGAGCCCACCGGAAACCTGGACCCCACCACCTCCCTGGGCATCATGAAGGTCCTGGACCGGATCAACCAGAACGGCACCACGGTGGTCATGGCTACGCACGACGACGACATCGTCAATGCGATGCGCAAGCGCGTGGTGGAACTGCGCAACGGCAAGATCATCCGTGACGAGCAGGAGGGCATCTACCTCGGTGAACCCGAGCCGGCCGGGGAAGCGGATAACCTGCAGACCGACCACCGGGAGAGCGGGGTGTCCGAATGA
- a CDS encoding acyltransferase family protein, with amino-acid sequence MPTDSAVAAPGAAAPAEVPGFPGTSGDPLASRRGRRALRSAQGGSAPGIRRDIQGLRALAVVLVLVYHVWPAALPGGFVGVDVFFVISGYLIVGSLVRELNATSTIALASFYARRIRRLLPAATTVLLATLGAAVLLFPEGRWQSVARDVAASSLNVQNWNQAFSTTSYAGATAAVSPLQHYWSLAVEEQFYLVMPVLLLGAAAAVRALGIRAGLPATALAVVCGLSVVSFAHSVQFSTSDPGLAYFFTTTRVWELGLGGILALAAAGGTLPRRLSTAFGWTGILVIFAAAAGFSTAMSFPGWVALVPTAGAALCLIAGQGGDAAAAPWISAGWWQSLRPVAYVGDISYSLYLWHWPVTVFTVYFLGHTPGLLEGAAIIVSSVLLAVLSTRFIEKPFRRLRDKTGSAGRHGAKKATPRGAYALAAVLITVPIAVAAVPYGVVQQKITDLTADYDSGSYPGAMAFDPRDPAAVPGDQPLRPAPAAALADVPDIDRACTSYDPAKTSYEECVFGDPDATRAIVLVGDSHAAQYMAPLDAVARDGGYRLYVLTRNGCPFNAEPLHSDTYVYAPCAAQNLETVRDILDIGPELVVTSAMRPDSYEHALGWSWDSGRRAVDGYLEVLEPLEDAGIGIGVIADIPYPKSSIPDCVVEKDSADDCFVLRSDLAGQDDPLVEAAEQLDGSRTVDLTDYFCDDERCPAVIGNVLAYRDNHMTNTFARTLVLPLREKLGF; translated from the coding sequence GTGCCCACAGATTCCGCCGTAGCAGCCCCCGGTGCCGCCGCCCCCGCGGAGGTTCCGGGTTTCCCGGGCACCTCCGGTGATCCCCTGGCATCCCGCCGGGGACGCCGTGCCCTGCGCAGCGCCCAGGGCGGTTCCGCCCCGGGCATCCGCCGCGACATCCAGGGCCTGCGTGCCCTCGCCGTCGTGCTGGTGCTGGTGTACCACGTCTGGCCCGCAGCCCTGCCGGGCGGCTTTGTCGGCGTCGACGTCTTCTTTGTTATCTCCGGCTATCTGATTGTCGGTTCCCTGGTCCGGGAGCTGAATGCCACCTCGACCATTGCCCTGGCATCGTTTTACGCCCGGCGCATCCGCCGGCTGCTTCCGGCCGCAACGACTGTCCTGCTCGCAACCCTGGGCGCAGCTGTGCTCCTCTTCCCCGAGGGGCGGTGGCAGTCAGTAGCCAGGGACGTTGCGGCCTCAAGCCTCAATGTCCAGAACTGGAACCAGGCCTTCAGCACCACCAGCTATGCCGGGGCCACGGCGGCCGTGTCCCCGCTTCAGCATTACTGGTCCCTCGCGGTGGAGGAACAGTTCTACCTGGTGATGCCCGTGCTCCTGCTCGGCGCCGCCGCCGCCGTCCGTGCCCTCGGAATCCGCGCCGGCCTGCCCGCTACCGCACTGGCGGTGGTCTGCGGCCTCTCCGTGGTGTCTTTCGCCCACTCAGTACAGTTCTCGACGTCGGACCCCGGCCTGGCCTACTTCTTCACCACCACCAGGGTCTGGGAACTCGGCCTCGGCGGAATCCTTGCACTCGCGGCCGCCGGAGGAACCCTGCCGCGGCGGCTTTCCACGGCCTTCGGATGGACCGGAATCCTGGTGATTTTCGCTGCCGCGGCCGGTTTCTCCACCGCGATGTCCTTTCCCGGATGGGTGGCGCTGGTGCCCACCGCAGGAGCCGCGCTGTGCCTGATCGCCGGCCAGGGCGGTGATGCCGCCGCCGCGCCGTGGATCTCGGCCGGCTGGTGGCAGTCACTGCGTCCGGTGGCGTACGTCGGGGACATTTCCTATTCCCTGTACCTGTGGCATTGGCCGGTCACCGTGTTCACCGTGTATTTCCTCGGACACACGCCTGGACTGTTGGAAGGCGCAGCAATCATCGTCTCGAGCGTCCTTTTGGCCGTGCTGTCCACGCGGTTCATCGAGAAACCGTTCCGCCGGTTGCGGGATAAGACCGGGTCCGCGGGCCGTCACGGAGCGAAGAAAGCGACGCCCCGCGGCGCGTATGCACTGGCGGCGGTCCTGATCACGGTTCCGATCGCCGTTGCCGCCGTGCCGTACGGAGTGGTCCAGCAGAAAATCACTGACCTGACCGCGGACTACGATTCCGGCTCCTATCCCGGCGCCATGGCCTTCGATCCCCGGGACCCGGCAGCTGTGCCCGGGGATCAGCCGCTGCGGCCGGCACCCGCGGCCGCGCTGGCGGATGTCCCGGATATCGACAGAGCCTGCACGTCCTACGATCCGGCGAAAACATCCTACGAGGAATGCGTGTTCGGCGATCCCGACGCGACGCGGGCAATCGTCCTGGTGGGTGATTCCCATGCGGCGCAGTACATGGCCCCGCTGGATGCTGTTGCGAGGGACGGCGGCTACCGCCTCTACGTCTTGACCCGCAACGGATGCCCGTTCAATGCCGAACCGCTGCACAGCGACACCTATGTCTACGCGCCGTGCGCCGCCCAGAACCTTGAAACGGTCCGGGACATCCTGGATATCGGGCCCGAACTCGTGGTCACTTCGGCCATGAGGCCGGACAGCTACGAGCACGCCCTCGGCTGGAGCTGGGACTCCGGGCGCCGCGCCGTGGACGGCTATCTGGAGGTGCTCGAGCCGCTGGAGGACGCAGGCATCGGGATCGGCGTCATCGCCGACATTCCCTATCCGAAGTCCAGCATCCCCGACTGCGTGGTGGAAAAGGACAGCGCGGACGACTGCTTCGTGCTCCGCTCCGACCTTGCCGGACAGGACGATCCCCTGGTTGAAGCAGCCGAACAGCTGGACGGAAGCCGAACCGTCGACCTGACGGACTATTTCTGCGACGACGAGCGGTGCCCGGCCGTCATCGGCAACGTCCTGGCCTACCGGGACAACCACATGACGAATACCTTCGCCCGGACCCTGGTCCTCCCGCTGCGGGAGAAGCTGGGCTTCTAG
- the prfB gene encoding peptide chain release factor 2, whose product MAEIDFPAEIRALRSTFASIEEVSDVAKIKEDIEELSEMAGVPDLWDDPSEAQKVTSKLSHRQSELERLQTIESRIDDLEVMVELAQDEADAETRAEAVTELESLRKSLSQLEVVTLLSGEYDAREAVVTIRSGAGGVDAADFAEMLLRMYLRWAERHGYPTTVLDTSYAEEAGLKSATFEVKAPYAFGTLVVEAGTHRLVRISPFDNQGRRQTSFAAVEVIPLIAPTDHIDIPDNEIRVDVFRSSGPGGQSVNTTDSAVRLTHLPTGTVVSMQNEKSQLQNRAAAMRVLQSRLLLLKKEQEDAEKKAFAGDVKASWGDQMRSYVLNPYQMVKDLRTEHEVGNTSAVFDGEIDDFIDAGIRWRAHGSVSARK is encoded by the coding sequence ATGGCAGAAATAGATTTTCCCGCAGAAATCCGCGCCCTCCGCTCCACCTTCGCCTCCATTGAAGAGGTCTCGGACGTGGCAAAGATCAAAGAGGACATCGAAGAGCTCAGCGAGATGGCCGGCGTCCCCGATCTCTGGGACGACCCCTCCGAGGCGCAGAAGGTCACCTCCAAGCTCTCGCACCGCCAGTCGGAGCTGGAACGCCTGCAGACCATCGAGTCCCGCATCGACGACCTTGAGGTCATGGTGGAGCTGGCCCAGGACGAGGCCGACGCCGAGACCAGGGCCGAGGCGGTCACGGAGCTGGAGTCCCTCCGCAAGTCACTGTCGCAGCTGGAAGTGGTGACCCTGCTGTCCGGCGAGTACGACGCACGCGAAGCCGTGGTCACCATCCGCTCCGGCGCCGGGGGAGTGGACGCTGCCGACTTCGCGGAAATGCTGCTGCGGATGTACCTGCGCTGGGCCGAACGCCACGGGTATCCCACCACGGTCCTGGATACGTCCTACGCCGAAGAGGCCGGCCTGAAGTCCGCCACCTTCGAGGTCAAGGCCCCCTATGCCTTCGGCACCCTGGTGGTGGAGGCCGGCACGCACCGCCTGGTCCGCATCAGCCCGTTCGATAACCAGGGCCGCCGGCAGACCTCCTTTGCCGCCGTCGAGGTCATCCCGCTGATTGCGCCCACGGACCACATCGACATCCCGGACAACGAGATCCGCGTGGATGTTTTCCGGTCTTCCGGCCCCGGCGGCCAGTCCGTGAACACCACCGACTCCGCCGTGCGGCTCACCCACCTTCCCACCGGAACGGTGGTGTCCATGCAGAACGAAAAGTCGCAGCTGCAGAACCGCGCCGCAGCCATGCGCGTGCTCCAGTCCCGCCTGCTGCTGCTGAAGAAGGAGCAGGAGGACGCCGAGAAGAAGGCCTTCGCCGGCGACGTCAAGGCGTCCTGGGGCGACCAGATGCGCTCCTACGTGCTCAACCCGTACCAGATGGTCAAGGACCTGCGCACCGAGCACGAGGTGGGCAACACCTCGGCCGTGTTCGACGGCGAGATTGATGACTTCATCGACGCCGGCATCCGCTGGCGCGCGCACGGCAGCGTCTCGGCCCGCAAGTAG
- a CDS encoding antirestriction protein ArdA has protein sequence MTHPERGRMYSLDELNDLAEQGDPWAMGKVDEWEQHFSNEYVGNMKDKCPDGNCEQFGEPVTICYAEDGRILDVDHGGWGHGPVREAEEQRKAS, from the coding sequence TTGACCCATCCCGAGCGCGGACGCATGTACAGCCTGGACGAACTCAACGACCTCGCGGAGCAGGGCGATCCCTGGGCCATGGGGAAGGTCGATGAGTGGGAGCAGCACTTCTCCAACGAGTACGTGGGCAACATGAAGGACAAGTGCCCCGACGGGAACTGCGAACAGTTCGGCGAGCCGGTGACCATTTGCTACGCCGAGGACGGCCGGATCCTGGACGTGGACCACGGCGGCTGGGGGCACGGTCCGGTGCGCGAGGCGGAAGAGCAGCGGAAGGCGTCGTAG
- a CDS encoding pilus assembly protein TadG-related protein, protein MNPAARPGFRRRPPGRQREDGERGQVGVLIIGYAVLAMLTVTVVMAASSVYLGQKKLLSAADGAAVAAADTFALGEAGPGAGPAAVLQADAVRNAARSYLVDTGAEGRFTDLAVAEETGTADGRTARVVLTARVYPPIVNFLVPEGISITAVSEARARLLQ, encoded by the coding sequence ATGAACCCGGCAGCGCGCCCGGGGTTCCGGAGAAGACCGCCGGGCAGGCAGCGGGAGGACGGGGAGCGGGGACAGGTGGGGGTGCTGATCATCGGGTACGCCGTCCTGGCGATGCTGACCGTCACCGTGGTGATGGCGGCGTCAAGCGTCTATCTCGGGCAGAAGAAGCTGCTCTCGGCCGCCGACGGTGCGGCGGTGGCTGCAGCCGATACCTTCGCGCTGGGGGAGGCCGGTCCGGGAGCCGGTCCCGCTGCGGTGCTTCAGGCCGACGCCGTGCGCAATGCCGCACGCAGCTATCTCGTCGACACCGGCGCGGAGGGACGGTTCACGGATTTGGCCGTGGCCGAGGAGACCGGCACGGCGGATGGCCGGACAGCCCGCGTGGTGCTGACGGCCCGGGTCTATCCGCCGATAGTGAATTTCCTGGTGCCGGAGGGAATCTCCATCACCGCGGTGAGCGAGGCGCGTGCCCGGCTGCTGCAGTGA